One Stigmatella aurantiaca genomic region harbors:
- a CDS encoding Tox-REase-5 domain-containing protein: MPRSAALLLFMVLSGCSASTRAVVRLDTNQGEPIVHAPRRDMDPVAVSEKEFKKAVSQHAPAVPRVKRPLEHARQVFGVPERSGWFLYEGKSQRLMASAPGNTRNVRLLPEDGELKHRYLLWCEQGWGGGDCLRLLVDKPFLEGDAKYALAMAIAHSKVLGAMKEELARMVSPQAVVATVVGGLTLYAILLALPEPVSKGIAALMTLGAMAYLGWDTVWRLMDGWLVLMKDVDQATTFDGIYAAGEKFGDTMGEKAARAFVMLGMVALGNTASGLATALPKLPGAGQAALVAETQLNIRFTASALAQVESVALTAEGVSLVLAPNAVSMVTRDGAGRKAGAQVAPPSPGGPGEWVKANEDMPEHSCCYQAQVTGAPEGYVYRVKLGDKSVKFDGFDDGVLLETKSTGYAQWVDKDLNFLRIFRGRDQMLDQARRQFEAANGIPIRWIVAEEKLAGALRLLFERVGLPIEVIHVPPVP; encoded by the coding sequence ATGCCGCGCTCGGCAGCCCTGCTGCTGTTCATGGTCCTCTCAGGGTGCAGCGCCTCAACGAGGGCTGTCGTCCGCTTGGACACAAACCAGGGCGAGCCCATCGTCCACGCGCCGCGCCGCGACATGGATCCGGTAGCGGTGAGCGAAAAGGAGTTCAAGAAAGCCGTCTCGCAACATGCCCCCGCTGTGCCGCGAGTGAAGCGGCCCTTGGAGCACGCCCGGCAGGTATTCGGAGTGCCCGAGCGAAGCGGCTGGTTCCTGTATGAGGGCAAAAGCCAGCGCCTCATGGCTTCGGCGCCGGGGAACACCCGGAACGTGCGCCTGTTGCCAGAGGACGGCGAGCTGAAGCACCGCTACCTGCTGTGGTGTGAGCAAGGCTGGGGAGGTGGAGATTGCCTGCGCCTGCTGGTGGACAAGCCCTTCCTGGAGGGGGATGCCAAGTACGCACTGGCCATGGCGATTGCTCACAGCAAGGTACTGGGGGCCATGAAGGAGGAACTCGCCCGGATGGTGAGCCCTCAGGCGGTGGTGGCCACAGTAGTGGGCGGCCTGACTCTGTATGCCATTCTGCTCGCACTGCCCGAGCCCGTGAGCAAGGGCATTGCCGCGCTGATGACGCTGGGGGCCATGGCCTACCTGGGCTGGGACACGGTGTGGCGCCTCATGGATGGGTGGCTGGTGCTCATGAAGGACGTGGATCAGGCCACCACCTTCGACGGCATCTACGCCGCCGGAGAAAAGTTTGGGGACACGATGGGGGAGAAGGCAGCTCGAGCCTTCGTCATGCTGGGCATGGTGGCCCTAGGCAACACGGCTTCGGGCTTGGCGACGGCCCTGCCGAAGTTGCCTGGGGCCGGGCAGGCCGCGCTGGTGGCCGAGACGCAGCTGAACATCCGCTTCACGGCCTCTGCTCTGGCCCAGGTGGAGTCAGTCGCCCTCACTGCTGAGGGCGTCTCCCTCGTACTGGCCCCCAACGCTGTCTCCATGGTGACGCGCGACGGCGCGGGGAGGAAAGCGGGCGCGCAGGTTGCGCCGCCCAGCCCCGGTGGCCCGGGTGAATGGGTCAAGGCAAACGAGGATATGCCCGAACACTCGTGCTGCTATCAGGCTCAGGTGACGGGAGCCCCCGAAGGCTACGTCTACCGCGTCAAGCTGGGTGACAAGTCCGTGAAATTCGACGGCTTCGATGATGGGGTTCTGCTCGAAACCAAGAGCACCGGCTACGCGCAGTGGGTCGATAAGGATCTGAACTTTCTCAGGATCTTCAGGGGGCGCGACCAGATGCTTGATCAGGCGAGGCGCCAGTTCGAAGCCGCCAATGGAATTCCCATCCGGTGGATCGTCGCTGAAGAGAAACTCGCGGGTGCACTCAGACTGCTCTTCGAGAGAGTGGGCCTCCCCATTGAGGTCATCCATGTTCCCCCGGTTCCGTGA
- a CDS encoding MATE family efflux transporter translates to MIRSETSRQIWSIALPAMLTNVATALFGLADMWAIGRLGDAPAQGAVELGAKFMLGLLNAFNFLRTSTVALTAQGSGRGDAGTQGQTLARAMSVAIAIGVLLLLAMPWTLSAGLDLLEASGSVREGAQTYVAIRYWAGPVWLANCVLVGWLIGQRKVRHVLYVEITANLVHIALDLLLVLAAGWGVAGVAIATVSSEVLKFALLAAIVLRGGAAREAMAALGRRETWARPELMRLFALNRDLFIRTLLLTGAILLFARSGAQSGPVALAANGILFQLFMLATLLLDGFESAAQVLCGEAVGAAARRRFDAAVRGTLVWGGATGLAVSGVYALAGPQLAGAFSTDPQVIAATGEYAPWLALLPMLGVASFVLDGVFVGAAWTRAMLGTMAAAMAVYLALLALLQPLGNHGLWAAFAAMFAVRALGQAMVLPRLARRSFSAS, encoded by the coding sequence ATGATCCGAAGCGAAACCTCCCGCCAGATCTGGTCAATCGCCCTGCCCGCGATGCTGACGAACGTCGCGACGGCGCTATTCGGTTTGGCCGACATGTGGGCGATCGGACGCCTCGGAGACGCACCCGCACAAGGTGCGGTCGAGCTCGGCGCCAAGTTCATGCTCGGCCTGCTCAACGCGTTCAACTTCCTTCGCACCAGCACCGTGGCGCTGACCGCGCAAGGCAGCGGACGGGGGGACGCTGGCACCCAAGGACAGACGCTTGCCCGTGCCATGTCTGTGGCGATAGCGATCGGCGTGCTGCTGCTCCTGGCGATGCCCTGGACCCTCTCGGCCGGCCTCGATCTGCTGGAGGCGAGCGGCTCGGTACGCGAGGGTGCTCAGACCTACGTCGCGATCCGGTATTGGGCAGGGCCCGTCTGGCTCGCCAACTGCGTGCTGGTGGGCTGGCTGATCGGCCAACGCAAGGTGCGCCATGTCCTTTACGTCGAGATCACCGCCAATCTCGTCCACATCGCCCTCGACCTGCTGCTGGTGCTGGCAGCTGGCTGGGGCGTAGCCGGCGTGGCGATTGCCACCGTCAGCTCGGAAGTCCTGAAGTTCGCGCTGCTCGCCGCGATCGTCCTGCGCGGGGGGGCGGCGCGTGAGGCCATGGCGGCCCTGGGCCGCCGCGAAACCTGGGCGCGGCCGGAGCTGATGCGCCTGTTCGCGCTCAACCGGGACCTTTTCATACGCACCCTGCTGTTGACCGGCGCCATCTTGCTTTTCGCGCGGAGCGGCGCCCAGTCCGGGCCGGTAGCGCTGGCGGCCAACGGCATCCTGTTCCAACTCTTCATGCTCGCGACACTTCTGCTCGACGGCTTCGAGAGCGCGGCACAGGTGCTGTGCGGCGAAGCGGTGGGTGCGGCTGCGCGCCGGCGCTTCGACGCGGCGGTCCGCGGAACGCTCGTTTGGGGCGGAGCGACGGGTCTTGCGGTATCGGGCGTCTATGCGCTGGCCGGTCCGCAACTTGCCGGCGCGTTCAGCACGGACCCGCAAGTCATTGCCGCAACTGGCGAGTATGCTCCGTGGCTCGCGCTGCTGCCGATGCTGGGAGTGGCCTCATTCGTTCTCGACGGAGTGTTCGTAGGCGCAGCTTGGACGCGGGCCATGCTGGGCACGATGGCTGCGGCAATGGCCGTGTACCTTGCGTTGCTGGCGCTGCTGCAGCCGCTGGGCAACCACGGGCTTTGGGCGGCCTTCGCCGCGATGTTCGCGGTCCGGGCACTCGGCCAGGCCATGGTCCTTCCGCGCCTCGCCCGGCGCAGCTTCAGCGCTTCCTGA
- a CDS encoding PAS domain-containing sensor histidine kinase, producing MHDDVGHGRTALQLEQLNALLEAKVKSQGQLLAETQERLRTLFENAPLSIQLIDVSGRTLQVNAAWRALWLIPPDVIENFILRDYNVLTDPQIEKHGILPYFLRALRGENSRIPAIRYDAAEPQLAGRARWVEGNLYPVKDAAGEVRQLVLIHEDVTERREAQELILRKSAEFEAVYQHLPEPVIMTSPERIIVLVNPAANALFGYAPDELIGRPASLLDAEGTEPEHTPGAEAREVSYRHRSGELILTSTLSSVVRSAGGEVFGYVAIVRDIREQRREEEMRRFISNAGDVLASSLDPRETLSALARLAVPTLGDWCLIDLLEDDGSVRRAEVVIADPRHELVKAKVARFAIRKDRLENPPARALFEARPLLIPVIEREKIGQIALSDEHAQVILEAEVHSMICVPLVARGRVLGVLSLLLASSRRSYTERDLSYAKQLAGKAAQAVENSRLYERATEAISARDEFLSICSHELKTPLTSLKLQLELVGRSLRKPVPAGLPAEALNTRLGVATRQLRRVERLIDDMLDVSRIATGMLTMDMAPLSVQELVTETVHQVSEVFQSAGVALTVEVSEDARVHGDRARLAQVLDNLLANALKYGEGKPVRIDVGRRGDRAELSVSDQGPGIAPRDLQRIFQRFERAVASRSITGLGLGLHISRQIAERHGGTLDVESELGGGARFTLRLPVEAGGS from the coding sequence ATGCATGACGACGTCGGCCACGGCCGGACGGCCCTTCAGCTCGAGCAGCTCAACGCGTTGCTCGAAGCGAAGGTCAAAAGCCAGGGGCAGTTGCTCGCCGAGACGCAGGAGCGCCTGCGCACACTCTTCGAGAATGCGCCGCTGAGCATCCAGCTGATCGACGTCTCGGGCCGGACGCTGCAGGTCAACGCGGCATGGCGCGCGCTCTGGCTCATCCCGCCGGACGTGATCGAGAACTTCATCCTCCGCGACTACAACGTCCTGACGGACCCCCAGATCGAGAAGCACGGCATCCTCCCGTACTTCCTACGGGCCCTGCGAGGCGAGAACAGCCGCATCCCGGCCATCCGCTACGACGCGGCCGAGCCCCAGCTCGCAGGCCGTGCGCGGTGGGTCGAGGGGAACCTCTATCCCGTGAAGGACGCGGCCGGCGAGGTCCGGCAACTGGTCCTCATCCACGAGGACGTCACCGAGCGGCGAGAGGCGCAGGAGCTCATCCTCCGCAAGAGCGCGGAGTTCGAGGCCGTCTACCAGCACCTCCCGGAGCCGGTGATCATGACCTCGCCCGAGCGCATCATCGTGCTCGTGAACCCGGCGGCGAACGCGCTCTTCGGCTATGCGCCGGATGAACTCATCGGACGGCCCGCGTCCCTCCTCGATGCCGAGGGGACGGAGCCGGAGCACACGCCCGGAGCGGAGGCTCGCGAGGTGAGCTACCGCCACCGCAGCGGTGAGCTCATCCTCACGAGCACCCTGTCCTCGGTGGTGCGCTCGGCCGGCGGAGAGGTCTTCGGGTACGTCGCCATCGTGCGCGACATCCGTGAGCAGCGGCGAGAGGAGGAGATGCGCCGGTTCATCTCCAACGCAGGAGACGTCCTGGCCTCGTCACTGGATCCTCGCGAGACGCTCTCCGCGCTGGCACGGCTCGCGGTGCCCACGCTCGGAGACTGGTGCCTCATCGACCTGCTCGAGGACGACGGCTCGGTCCGCCGTGCAGAGGTCGTCATCGCGGACCCGCGGCACGAGCTCGTCAAGGCGAAGGTCGCCCGCTTCGCCATCAGAAAGGACCGTCTGGAGAACCCTCCTGCCCGGGCGCTTTTCGAGGCGAGGCCCCTGCTCATCCCGGTCATCGAGCGCGAGAAGATCGGGCAGATCGCCCTCAGCGACGAGCACGCCCAGGTCATCCTCGAGGCGGAGGTGCACTCGATGATCTGCGTGCCGCTCGTGGCGCGCGGCAGGGTGCTCGGGGTCCTGTCCTTGCTCCTCGCCTCATCCCGGCGCAGCTACACGGAGCGGGACCTCTCCTACGCGAAGCAGCTCGCCGGGAAGGCCGCGCAGGCAGTGGAGAACTCGCGGCTTTATGAGCGGGCCACCGAGGCGATCTCCGCTCGCGACGAGTTCCTCAGCATCTGCTCCCACGAGCTCAAGACGCCTCTCACCTCGCTGAAGCTTCAGCTCGAGCTGGTAGGCCGCTCGTTGAGGAAGCCGGTCCCGGCCGGGCTCCCCGCCGAGGCGTTGAACACCCGCCTTGGGGTGGCCACTCGCCAGCTGCGGCGCGTGGAGCGGCTCATCGACGACATGCTCGACGTGTCCCGGATTGCCACCGGGATGCTGACCATGGACATGGCGCCCTTGTCGGTCCAGGAGCTGGTGACCGAGACGGTGCATCAGGTGAGCGAGGTCTTCCAGTCAGCAGGCGTCGCCCTCACGGTGGAGGTCTCTGAAGATGCACGGGTCCACGGGGACCGGGCCCGGTTGGCGCAGGTGCTCGACAACCTCCTCGCCAACGCCCTGAAGTACGGCGAGGGGAAGCCCGTGCGCATCGACGTGGGCCGGCGCGGAGACCGGGCGGAGCTTTCGGTCAGCGACCAGGGCCCTGGGATTGCACCACGGGATCTGCAGCGCATCTTCCAGCGCTTCGAGCGGGCCGTGGCCAGCCGGAGCATCACCGGGCTCGGCCTCGGCTTGCACATCAGCCGTCAGATTGCCGAGCGCCACGGCGGGACGCTCGACGTGGAGAGTGAGCTCGGCGGCGGGGCGCGGTTCACGCTGCGCCTTCCCGTGGAAGCCGGGGGCAGCTGA
- a CDS encoding TIM-barrel domain-containing protein, with the protein MTVFRRGAGRARTFALLAAIASASAACTESTKPADGEQPPAPRRDVISGNARFEVLSPTLIRTEYAGDARFFDAPTFNAIGRDGFGQTSFTTRTEDGWLVIDTGALTLRYEVDSGPFTGENLVVRLKAGAQDVEARPWASRVIPACALGVLCEAEGLVLEGLSEARDHTGFTGTGFAAGFEGTGTRVTFQVTPEAGGSYVLDLRYANGLGDPRTLTLTVDGGAARQFSLPRTGNWDSWGHLSLPLDLTAGPHVVALTRTKSDTGQLNIDSLALLKPGDAYPQSPRTCGFGELCEAEDLALSGRMHLAANHPGYTGNGFAAGFEGVGDSMGFDIDVPAAGDYELTARYANGFASQAGVTLTVEGGSSTPVLLPSTGSWDAWKPVTVPVHLDAGTHHVTLVRQAADAGNVNIDSLAIGPAGTGLPAPAARAGEDCGFGGICEAESVGLSGGATAAKDHNGYSGKGFAAGLDVAGSQLTVRAAGVPAAGTYSLQLRYALGLKTPGAVTMQAGTGAASTLTLPPTSDWDSWRTVRADITLPGGTSDVRLSCPQAGGCAVNVDTVALTKTDAPLLAPHAALGGYRRGLDAFDGDKGSAILNPGILYQDGWSLLDDTASAAYEPASGKLTPRAAHPGGYQDGYVFGYGQDYPRALGDLAALTGPSKLLPRWAYGVWFSEYLDRTAADFQEHLLPKFRQEGVPLDVLVIDTDFKAGNAWSGWEIDTRKFPDPEGFFDWARAQGLHTTLNIHPSILPTDPQFAAAQATAKGKLTHHTGGCSGGASECYTFDFGDPDQLKAFFGLHDTMKQQGTDFWWLDWCCDASEANIEGATGDAWINQQYTDYTNSRIGRGFAFSRAFGSLQAGGYSNPTAVPTGPWADKRTTLPFTGDTTSTWGTLAASVGFTSGEGAATGLSAISHDIGGHNGGLWGLPGSDVVNGQRTDKLPDDLYARWVQFGTFQPIDRLHSNHGDRLPWQYPGAAGESAKKFLNLREALVPYTYTLAREAEATGVPVVRPVYLAYPAEQDAYATAGSEYLYGSDVLVAPVTTPGDTATATVWFPPGSSWTDWFTGKTYAGGTTQSITTGLDTMPVFIKAGGIVPTRSEDVANDVQNPLDAVTLTVAAGAQGHASLFEDDGTTSDRTQSTRTDIRYTEDGQLAALRVDSPAGSFAGQVQTRAWTVRFVGAREPESVTLDGQAAPAGSWTWDAASSVLTVTVAERPASQGVEVAYRHR; encoded by the coding sequence ATGACGGTGTTCAGGAGAGGAGCGGGCCGCGCGCGTACGTTCGCGCTGCTCGCAGCGATCGCATCAGCCTCGGCGGCTTGCACCGAGTCCACGAAACCAGCGGACGGTGAACAGCCCCCGGCCCCCCGGAGGGATGTCATCTCGGGCAATGCCCGCTTCGAGGTGCTCAGCCCCACGCTCATCCGCACGGAATACGCGGGGGATGCCCGCTTCTTCGACGCCCCGACCTTCAACGCCATCGGGCGGGACGGCTTTGGTCAGACGAGCTTCACGACGCGTACCGAGGATGGCTGGCTCGTCATCGACACCGGCGCGCTGACGCTGCGCTACGAGGTGGACTCCGGCCCATTCACCGGCGAGAACCTCGTCGTCAGGCTGAAGGCCGGCGCGCAGGACGTCGAGGCGCGCCCCTGGGCGAGCCGGGTCATCCCGGCTTGCGCGCTCGGCGTGCTCTGCGAGGCAGAGGGCCTCGTGCTCGAAGGCCTCAGCGAGGCGCGCGACCACACCGGCTTCACCGGCACCGGCTTCGCCGCGGGCTTCGAAGGGACCGGGACCCGCGTCACCTTCCAGGTCACGCCCGAGGCGGGCGGCTCCTACGTCCTGGACCTGCGCTACGCGAACGGACTCGGCGACCCGCGCACGCTCACGCTCACGGTCGACGGCGGGGCGGCGCGCCAGTTCTCGCTGCCGCGCACCGGCAACTGGGACTCCTGGGGCCACCTGTCCCTGCCCCTCGACCTGACGGCCGGGCCGCACGTGGTTGCCCTGACGCGCACCAAGTCCGACACGGGCCAGCTCAACATCGACAGCCTCGCGCTGCTCAAGCCCGGCGACGCGTACCCGCAGTCGCCGAGGACCTGCGGTTTCGGCGAGCTCTGCGAGGCCGAGGACCTCGCGCTCAGCGGCCGGATGCACCTGGCGGCCAACCACCCCGGCTACACCGGCAACGGGTTCGCCGCGGGCTTCGAGGGCGTGGGTGACTCGATGGGCTTCGACATCGACGTGCCCGCCGCCGGCGACTACGAGCTGACCGCCCGCTACGCCAACGGCTTCGCGTCGCAGGCCGGCGTGACGCTGACGGTCGAGGGAGGTTCGAGCACCCCCGTCCTCCTGCCGTCCACGGGCAGCTGGGACGCCTGGAAGCCCGTCACCGTGCCGGTACACCTCGATGCCGGCACCCACCACGTCACGCTCGTGCGGCAGGCGGCCGACGCCGGCAACGTCAACATCGACAGCCTGGCCATCGGCCCGGCCGGCACGGGCCTTCCCGCGCCTGCCGCCAGAGCGGGTGAGGACTGCGGCTTCGGCGGCATCTGTGAGGCGGAGTCCGTGGGCCTGTCCGGCGGTGCGACGGCCGCCAAGGACCACAATGGCTACAGCGGCAAGGGGTTCGCGGCGGGGCTCGACGTCGCTGGCTCGCAGCTGACCGTGCGCGCGGCCGGCGTTCCGGCGGCGGGTACGTACTCGCTGCAGCTGCGCTACGCCCTCGGGCTGAAGACGCCGGGCGCGGTGACCATGCAGGCAGGAACGGGCGCGGCCTCCACCCTCACGCTGCCGCCCACGAGCGACTGGGATAGCTGGCGGACGGTGCGTGCGGACATCACCCTCCCCGGCGGTACCAGCGACGTGCGCCTGAGCTGCCCGCAGGCCGGTGGGTGCGCGGTCAACGTCGACACCGTGGCGCTGACGAAGACCGACGCGCCGCTGCTCGCGCCGCACGCCGCGCTCGGCGGCTACCGGCGTGGCCTCGACGCCTTCGACGGCGACAAGGGCAGCGCGATCCTCAACCCGGGGATCCTCTACCAGGACGGATGGTCGCTGCTGGACGACACCGCCTCGGCGGCGTACGAGCCGGCGTCGGGGAAGCTCACGCCCCGCGCCGCACACCCGGGTGGCTACCAGGACGGCTACGTCTTCGGCTACGGCCAGGACTACCCACGGGCCCTCGGCGACCTCGCGGCTCTCACGGGGCCGTCGAAGCTGCTGCCGCGCTGGGCGTACGGCGTCTGGTTCTCCGAGTACCTCGACCGCACCGCGGCCGACTTCCAGGAGCACCTGCTCCCGAAGTTCCGCCAGGAGGGCGTGCCCCTCGACGTCCTCGTCATTGACACTGACTTCAAGGCCGGCAACGCCTGGAGCGGCTGGGAGATCGACACCCGCAAGTTCCCCGACCCCGAGGGGTTCTTCGACTGGGCGCGCGCGCAGGGCCTGCACACGACCCTGAACATCCATCCCAGCATCCTGCCCACCGACCCGCAGTTCGCGGCCGCTCAGGCGACGGCGAAGGGCAAGCTCACCCACCACACCGGCGGCTGCTCGGGCGGTGCCTCCGAGTGCTACACCTTCGATTTTGGCGATCCTGATCAGCTGAAGGCGTTCTTCGGCCTGCACGACACGATGAAGCAGCAGGGCACCGACTTCTGGTGGCTCGACTGGTGCTGCGACGCCAGCGAGGCCAACATCGAAGGCGCCACCGGCGACGCGTGGATCAACCAGCAGTACACCGATTACACGAACTCCCGCATCGGCCGCGGCTTCGCGTTCTCCCGCGCGTTCGGCTCGCTGCAGGCGGGCGGCTACAGCAACCCGACCGCGGTGCCGACCGGGCCGTGGGCGGACAAGCGCACGACGCTGCCCTTCACCGGTGACACCACCTCGACGTGGGGGACCCTCGCGGCCTCGGTCGGCTTCACCTCCGGCGAGGGGGCTGCCACCGGCCTGTCGGCAATCAGCCACGACATCGGCGGGCACAACGGCGGCCTGTGGGGCCTCCCCGGCTCGGACGTCGTCAACGGCCAGCGCACGGACAAGCTGCCCGACGACCTGTACGCCCGCTGGGTCCAGTTCGGCACCTTCCAGCCGATCGACCGCCTGCACAGCAACCACGGCGACCGGCTGCCCTGGCAGTACCCCGGCGCCGCGGGCGAGTCGGCGAAGAAGTTCCTCAACCTGCGCGAGGCGCTCGTGCCGTACACCTACACGCTCGCGCGTGAGGCGGAGGCGACCGGCGTCCCGGTGGTGCGGCCGGTGTACCTCGCGTATCCGGCGGAGCAGGACGCGTACGCGACGGCCGGCAGCGAGTACCTGTACGGCTCGGACGTGCTCGTCGCGCCGGTGACCACGCCCGGGGACACCGCCACGGCCACGGTGTGGTTCCCGCCGGGCAGCTCGTGGACCGACTGGTTCACCGGCAAGACGTACGCGGGCGGCACGACCCAGAGCATCACCACCGGGCTGGACACCATGCCGGTGTTCATCAAGGCCGGCGGGATCGTGCCCACGCGCAGCGAGGACGTCGCCAACGACGTCCAGAACCCGCTGGACGCGGTCACGCTCACGGTGGCGGCGGGCGCGCAGGGGCACGCCAGCCTCTTCGAGGACGACGGCACGACCTCCGACCGCACGCAGAGCACCCGCACGGACATCCGCTACACCGAGGACGGCCAGCTCGCGGCGCTCCGGGTCGACAGCCCTGCCGGGTCGTTCGCCGGGCAGGTGCAGACGCGCGCGTGGACGGTGCGGTTCGTGGGTGCGCGGGAGCCAGAGTCGGTGACCCTCGACGGCCAGGCGGCGCCGGCCGGCAGCTGGACCTGGGACGCCGCGAGCAGCGTCCTGACGGTCACGGTGGCCGAGCGTCCGGCGAGCCAGGGTGTGGAGGTGGCCTACCGGCACAGGTAG
- a CDS encoding TMEM165/GDT1 family protein has protein sequence MEAILSSFALVAASEMGDKTQLLAFSLASRFRKPWHVMAGILVATLANHALASSVGAWVSAHVPERMMAGILAVTFVVFGLWTLKPDTMEESTGSNSFGPFLTTTVLFFLAEMGDKTQLATVALAARYHYMVLVTAGTTVGMLVSDGLAVWLGERMSGRVQARWVRVTAACLFFIFGALSAWRALR, from the coding sequence ATGGAAGCCATCCTCAGCAGCTTCGCCCTCGTCGCCGCGAGCGAGATGGGCGACAAGACCCAGCTCCTGGCCTTCAGCCTGGCCAGCCGCTTTCGCAAGCCGTGGCACGTCATGGCGGGCATCCTGGTGGCCACGCTGGCCAACCACGCGCTGGCCTCGAGCGTGGGCGCCTGGGTGTCCGCGCACGTGCCCGAGCGGATGATGGCGGGCATCCTCGCCGTCACCTTCGTCGTCTTCGGCCTGTGGACCCTCAAGCCGGACACGATGGAGGAGTCCACCGGGTCCAACAGCTTTGGCCCCTTCCTCACCACCACCGTCCTCTTCTTCCTCGCGGAGATGGGGGACAAGACCCAGCTCGCCACGGTGGCGCTCGCCGCGCGCTATCACTACATGGTGCTGGTGACGGCTGGGACGACCGTGGGCATGCTGGTCTCGGACGGTCTGGCGGTCTGGCTGGGCGAGCGCATGTCCGGGAGGGTGCAGGCGCGGTGGGTGCGGGTGACCGCGGCCTGCCTCTTCTTCATCTTCGGCGCGCTGTCCGCATGGCGAGCGCTGCGCTGA